One Bdellovibrio bacteriovorus str. Tiberius DNA segment encodes these proteins:
- a CDS encoding flagellin N-terminal helical domain-containing protein, with the protein MGMRVTTNIAALNAQRNLAGSQRIVNDSMAKLASGSRINKAADDAAGLAISEGLKAQIRSAAQAQRNANDGISMIQTAEGGLNEVGNIIVRLRELAIQGASDTVGETERGMLNKEVTQLTSEMQRIAKSTTWGTTKLLDGSAPKFDFQVGIGNDDFADRISFNAGEHAATLDALGLEGLDFSSKEGAQTALKRLDDAQTNVSGTRAYLGALQNRLTSTVDNLGVTQENLSAANSRIRDTDVATASSEMVRNNILLQAGTSILAQANQANQLALKLIG; encoded by the coding sequence ATGGGAATGAGAGTAACAACCAATATTGCAGCCCTGAATGCCCAAAGAAATCTGGCGGGTTCGCAAAGAATCGTAAATGATTCTATGGCCAAACTCGCTTCGGGCAGTCGAATCAACAAAGCGGCAGATGATGCTGCGGGTTTGGCGATATCAGAAGGGTTGAAGGCCCAGATTCGTTCTGCAGCCCAGGCTCAAAGAAATGCCAACGATGGTATTTCAATGATCCAGACGGCAGAAGGCGGTCTGAACGAAGTCGGTAATATCATCGTGCGCCTGCGCGAACTGGCAATCCAGGGTGCTTCCGACACAGTCGGGGAAACCGAGCGCGGCATGCTTAATAAAGAGGTGACTCAGCTGACCAGCGAAATGCAGCGTATTGCCAAGTCCACGACGTGGGGTACGACGAAGTTGCTGGATGGCTCGGCGCCGAAGTTTGATTTCCAGGTGGGCATCGGCAACGACGATTTCGCGGATCGCATCAGTTTTAATGCGGGCGAGCACGCGGCGACGCTGGATGCTTTGGGTCTGGAGGGGCTGGATTTCTCTTCGAAAGAAGGGGCACAGACAGCACTGAAACGACTGGACGATGCGCAGACGAATGTCAGCGGCACCCGGGCTTATCTGGGGGCTTTGCAGAATCGTCTGACTTCGACAGTGGACAACCTGGGTGTGACTCAGGAAAACCTGTCCGCGGCCAACAGCCGTATCCGTGATACTGATGTTGCAACAGCATCCAGTGAAATGGTCAGAAATAATATTTTACTGCAGGCAGGAACTTCGATTCTGGCTCAGGCAAATCAAGCAAACCAGTTGGCGTTAAAGCTGATCGGTTAG
- a CDS encoding serine hydrolase domain-containing protein codes for MKTSLMTLLVSLLMIGCTSAPKKNESAKTAGDFVSTFIQKHNIPGASVAILKDGEIIHTANYGLADVENKTAPTDTTLWRIASASKPITAIAMFKVLEDSGVDLEKALNKPVFGPRGYLPKYRQIRDHRVYKITLRDLLQHSGGWDLSVSGDPQYEVYTIAKKMKTAVPASAETVISYVLKYQKLDVAPGKEFHYSNLGFNILARIIESLSKMPYEQYVQQKVLQPLGITDMKIAGNTLQDLLPNEARYYDDPRSAPNKSVFDNKTMGPQSYNGYVFHTMDGHGGWLATPSDLVKIANAVTPWNKGVQILKPETVAVMTAPVTTIGNPNACLGWVCMEGGKNIGHAGALETGTLSYFTRHGDGYAWAVTFNRLPVQKLEEIGLLGKELLDGVNGKLK; via the coding sequence ATGAAAACATCCCTGATGACCCTGCTGGTTTCGCTGCTGATGATCGGCTGCACCAGCGCCCCGAAAAAGAATGAATCGGCTAAAACCGCCGGGGATTTCGTAAGTACTTTCATTCAAAAACACAACATACCTGGTGCTTCTGTCGCAATCCTTAAAGACGGCGAGATCATTCACACTGCCAATTATGGCTTGGCGGATGTCGAAAACAAAACAGCGCCCACCGACACCACTTTATGGCGCATTGCCAGCGCCAGCAAACCCATCACGGCCATCGCCATGTTCAAAGTACTGGAAGATTCCGGTGTCGATCTGGAAAAAGCTCTGAACAAACCTGTCTTCGGCCCGCGTGGTTATCTGCCAAAGTACCGCCAGATCCGCGATCACCGCGTTTACAAAATCACCCTGCGTGATTTGCTTCAGCATTCCGGCGGTTGGGATCTGAGCGTCAGCGGTGACCCGCAATATGAAGTCTACACCATTGCAAAAAAAATGAAGACCGCGGTTCCGGCAAGTGCTGAGACTGTGATTTCTTATGTTTTGAAATATCAGAAGCTGGATGTGGCTCCGGGGAAAGAATTCCACTATTCCAATCTGGGCTTCAACATTCTGGCTCGTATTATCGAGTCCCTGTCTAAAATGCCTTACGAACAGTATGTGCAGCAGAAAGTCCTGCAACCGCTGGGCATCACCGATATGAAGATTGCCGGGAACACGTTGCAAGACCTTCTGCCAAACGAAGCGCGCTATTATGATGATCCCCGCTCTGCACCCAACAAGTCTGTTTTCGACAATAAAACCATGGGACCGCAGTCCTACAATGGTTATGTCTTCCATACCATGGATGGGCACGGTGGTTGGCTGGCGACACCATCAGATCTGGTGAAGATTGCCAATGCCGTAACCCCTTGGAACAAAGGTGTACAAATTCTAAAACCTGAAACTGTCGCGGTGATGACAGCACCCGTGACCACCATCGGAAATCCGAATGCGTGCTTGGGCTGGGTGTGCATGGAAGGCGGGAAAAACATCGGACACGCCGGGGCTTTGGAAACCGGAACGCTTTCCTATTTCACCCGTCACGGTGATGGTTATGCCTGGGCTGTGACTTTCAACCGTCTGCCAGTGCAGAAGCTGGAAGAAATCGGCCTTCTGGGCAAAGAGCTTTTGGATGGCGTGAACGGAAAACTAAAGTAA
- a CDS encoding KamA family radical SAM protein — translation MKFHFPRSKRPEHVAESDWNNWTWQLRHSLKSQDDFAQHFELSADEKAAFVGGKELFNVRTTPYYASLAQGAAGQSIRQILMPHRYEIEEGDQQMLDPLGERQNKAAPRLIHRYSDRVLFLITDICSVYCRFCTRKHFTGQEQAFIRNEEYEQALAYIKSHTGIREVILSGGDPLTVSDKQLDRVLGDLRAIEHVEIIRIGSRMPVVCPMRVTEELVQILKKHKPVFLMSHFNHPDELTAEAVEALERLVDNGVPVMNQMVLLNGINNHPALVQALNRRLLFLRVKPYYMFQCDPSLGTDHLRTSVEDSLEIQKELWGHLSGLAMPNLSLDIPNGGGKTYLVPNFEVGQEGRTRHYVGWDGVKAEYVSPAPEKIRKPDASMYEAEWAHLKNSKNLL, via the coding sequence ATGAAGTTTCATTTCCCGCGAAGCAAAAGGCCTGAACATGTCGCCGAATCCGATTGGAATAATTGGACCTGGCAGCTTCGTCATTCCCTCAAGTCACAAGACGATTTCGCCCAGCATTTTGAATTAAGTGCGGATGAAAAAGCGGCGTTCGTGGGTGGGAAAGAACTTTTCAACGTGCGCACAACGCCGTACTACGCAAGCCTTGCACAAGGTGCTGCGGGCCAGTCCATCCGCCAGATCCTGATGCCTCATCGCTATGAAATCGAAGAAGGTGATCAGCAGATGCTCGATCCTTTGGGGGAACGTCAGAACAAGGCAGCCCCTCGCTTGATCCACCGCTATTCAGATCGTGTGTTGTTCCTGATCACAGACATCTGCAGTGTTTACTGCCGCTTCTGCACCCGCAAACATTTCACCGGGCAAGAGCAGGCCTTCATCCGCAACGAAGAATACGAACAGGCTCTGGCCTATATCAAGTCCCACACCGGGATTCGTGAAGTGATTCTGTCCGGCGGCGATCCGCTGACGGTCAGTGACAAGCAACTGGACCGGGTGCTGGGGGACTTGCGTGCGATCGAGCATGTCGAGATCATCCGTATCGGTTCCCGCATGCCGGTGGTGTGCCCGATGCGCGTGACTGAAGAGCTTGTGCAGATTCTGAAAAAGCACAAACCGGTGTTTTTGATGTCGCACTTTAACCATCCGGACGAGCTGACAGCCGAAGCTGTGGAGGCTTTGGAAAGACTGGTGGACAACGGTGTGCCGGTGATGAATCAGATGGTGCTATTAAACGGCATCAACAATCATCCGGCATTGGTGCAGGCCTTGAACCGCCGCCTGTTGTTCCTGCGTGTGAAGCCTTACTACATGTTCCAGTGCGACCCTTCATTGGGTACTGATCACTTGCGCACATCTGTGGAAGATTCACTGGAAATTCAAAAAGAGCTGTGGGGTCACCTGTCCGGTCTTGCGATGCCGAATCTGTCTTTGGATATTCCCAATGGCGGGGGGAAAACTTATCTGGTACCGAACTTTGAAGTCGGCCAGGAAGGCCGTACTCGTCACTATGTCGGTTGGGACGGGGTGAAGGCTGAATACGTCAGCCCTGCACCGGAAAAGATTCGCAAGCCCGATGCCTCGATGTACGAGGCCGAGTGGGCTCACCTGAAAAACAGCAAGAACTTACTTTAG
- a CDS encoding ankyrin repeat domain-containing protein encodes MKKVILAQTIIMTVLMGCSFSKDQNKPAAPSETPLAQSAKTPENAFQKLILEAELHDLKDAIQTKSQADLNQNFPDGSTPLENAALRGDVEVIRHLAQLGASPFVANTTTKKSLYQEVGTLKLEQKKPSSLELFKYHALRAGISRSKSQIRSLLKSRSFEELLTFVITNQTPASEVIPAITRGYRDHEIPLAIIEKLIKAPSMQNDELFERLVKDASYILLDELDTQLNKALPHFALAEFISGKMPNKFHGYWHYSDKEDRTYFVNPSLLLWWRNIKYPARHENFSTYLQKITRFPEALATIYCPGKCKTIDEAKFSITIDELRNDENFWGNTILNDSLAEASGDFWNPEEEE; translated from the coding sequence ATGAAAAAAGTCATTCTTGCGCAAACAATCATAATGACTGTTTTGATGGGTTGTTCTTTCTCGAAAGATCAAAACAAACCAGCCGCGCCGTCTGAAACGCCGTTGGCCCAGTCAGCCAAAACCCCTGAGAACGCCTTCCAAAAACTTATTCTTGAAGCTGAACTTCATGACCTGAAGGACGCCATTCAAACCAAGTCCCAAGCCGATCTAAATCAGAATTTTCCAGATGGCAGCACGCCATTGGAAAATGCAGCCTTGCGTGGTGACGTTGAAGTCATCCGGCACCTGGCTCAGTTGGGCGCCTCACCATTCGTGGCCAATACCACAACCAAGAAGTCTTTGTATCAGGAAGTCGGCACTCTAAAATTAGAACAAAAGAAACCAAGCTCCTTAGAGCTGTTTAAGTACCACGCTCTCAGGGCGGGCATATCACGGTCCAAATCGCAAATTCGAAGTCTTCTTAAGAGCAGGTCCTTTGAAGAGCTGCTGACTTTTGTCATCACCAATCAGACTCCGGCCTCCGAGGTGATACCCGCAATCACGCGTGGATATCGCGACCATGAAATTCCTTTGGCCATAATAGAAAAGCTTATTAAAGCTCCCTCCATGCAAAATGACGAGCTATTTGAAAGGCTGGTCAAAGATGCTTCTTATATTCTGCTTGACGAGCTTGATACCCAGCTAAATAAGGCTCTTCCGCACTTCGCTTTGGCAGAGTTTATATCTGGCAAAATGCCGAATAAATTCCATGGATATTGGCACTATAGCGATAAAGAAGACCGCACCTACTTTGTAAATCCATCGCTTTTGCTCTGGTGGCGAAATATCAAGTATCCAGCCAGACACGAGAACTTCAGCACTTATCTGCAAAAAATCACACGTTTTCCGGAGGCACTGGCCACAATCTATTGCCCGGGAAAGTGTAAAACTATCGACGAAGCAAAATTCTCGATTACTATCGATGAACTCCGCAACGACGAAAACTTTTGGGGCAACACCATCCTCAATGATTCATTGGCAGAGGCCAGCGGAGACTTCTGGAACCCGGAGGAAGAGGAATGA
- a CDS encoding ankyrin repeat domain-containing protein: protein MKSLLISSLLVFFVVGCAFQKDQAEEKYVTTRSVESPAQSIFQAVKYASFEEVQSLIESRPMPDLATIEENGQTLLEVALQRGNHPIVSLLIAKGASAFIKGSSFHKKPYLLVREYSQESGNAIGMWAMLQYQNLSTYGTLEKAWAHFQKINLGCSDLLNVHSFMSVFSNTFSNTVLGLAETYCQDNLDNQNFKIWLLGEIISQSRHPSGNLNYLKYLLSRKKVENMEIELPVAGGKLVGTPFAFIKLALLSKDLAPQHAQLTAAAEILPQTRSYITFKASEDIPLISRTFFDLDHMTEQEAEDLKNKYVMATGMMGVKNMPLCLMGCHYTSPIMEDSL, encoded by the coding sequence ATGAAAAGTCTGCTTATTTCAAGCCTCCTCGTCTTCTTCGTTGTGGGTTGCGCATTTCAGAAAGACCAGGCTGAAGAAAAATACGTCACTACAAGGTCGGTAGAATCTCCGGCTCAATCAATCTTTCAGGCCGTGAAGTACGCTTCCTTCGAAGAAGTTCAATCACTTATCGAATCCCGGCCCATGCCGGATTTGGCAACAATTGAAGAAAACGGACAAACCCTTTTAGAGGTTGCTCTCCAGCGGGGAAACCATCCTATCGTCAGTCTTCTGATTGCGAAGGGAGCTTCTGCCTTTATCAAAGGTTCCAGTTTTCACAAAAAACCATACCTGCTCGTTCGGGAATATAGCCAAGAATCCGGAAATGCCATTGGAATGTGGGCGATGCTCCAATATCAAAACTTGTCGACCTATGGCACTTTGGAAAAGGCGTGGGCTCACTTTCAAAAGATCAATCTGGGCTGCTCAGATCTATTAAACGTTCACTCGTTCATGAGTGTCTTTTCAAACACTTTCAGCAATACCGTCCTGGGGTTGGCAGAAACCTATTGCCAGGATAATTTGGACAATCAGAATTTCAAAATTTGGCTGTTAGGAGAAATCATCTCTCAGTCCCGCCATCCCAGTGGAAATCTAAATTATCTTAAGTATCTCTTAAGCCGTAAGAAAGTCGAAAACATGGAAATAGAACTTCCCGTTGCCGGCGGCAAACTGGTTGGAACTCCGTTTGCCTTTATTAAGTTGGCTTTGCTGTCTAAAGACCTTGCTCCGCAACATGCCCAGCTAACAGCGGCTGCCGAAATTCTTCCGCAGACTAGGAGCTATATTACGTTTAAGGCAAGCGAGGACATTCCCCTTATTTCCAGAACCTTTTTTGATTTGGATCACATGACCGAACAGGAAGCTGAAGATCTAAAGAACAAATATGTCATGGCAACAGGAATGATGGGCGTAAAGAATATGCCCCTGTGTCTTATGGGCTGCCACTACACTTCACCTATAATGGAAGATTCCCTCTAG
- a CDS encoding co-chaperone GroES produces the protein MKKAVAKKPVAKKAVKAGKPAAKKAAAKPAKAAAPKVAMPTAHLVRESAPVKKLDLSGFVTPLDDRLMVQVSGAEKMTAGGLYIPDSVADTSGNMQGFVVAVGRGHMNKKGHVRPMDVQVGDKVVFSEYAGSKIKIQNEDLIILREADVMGVVSK, from the coding sequence GTGAAAAAGGCCGTTGCCAAAAAGCCGGTCGCTAAAAAGGCTGTGAAAGCTGGCAAACCTGCGGCAAAAAAGGCGGCAGCGAAACCAGCTAAAGCAGCAGCTCCAAAGGTTGCTATGCCGACCGCTCACTTGGTGCGTGAATCTGCCCCTGTTAAAAAACTGGATTTGAGTGGCTTTGTCACTCCATTGGACGACCGTCTGATGGTTCAGGTTTCTGGTGCCGAAAAAATGACCGCGGGTGGTTTGTATATTCCTGACTCTGTGGCTGACACTTCCGGGAACATGCAAGGTTTCGTTGTGGCTGTTGGACGCGGGCACATGAATAAAAAAGGCCATGTGCGTCCGATGGATGTGCAAGTCGGGGACAAAGTTGTGTTCTCTGAATATGCCGGTTCTAAAATCAAAATTCAAAATGAAGACCTCATTATTCTGCGTGAAGCGGATGTGATGGGCGTGGTTTCCAAGTAA
- a CDS encoding transglycosylase domain-containing protein has product MAFTILLTLVIICGLGIGAYSYFALEKELTAKLESKKFIVPTEFYAAPPTFQTHSLIQISDIEKQLLRQNYRRREFDQRLLSGDYFIATREQCAARLQVGLDENQDACIGWVTQDTRTQDVDSSIQILVVQKDRLISRIFKGAPFEEVQEAVSEAPLLAQYIGNEPLMQKTVTLGEVPPMCSNAVMSIEDAQFLEHGGVSFKGIFRALVKNVTSGRRAQGGSTITQQLVKNYFLTSERTLKRKYQEFIMSVLLESRFSKDQILETYLNVIYLGQNGAFQVRGYGAAARYYFGKELTDLNISECALMAAIVNSPGLYNPFKKPENAERRRNLVLTKMKGLDYISQAQFDEADRQPLPGAPRTIASETAPYYLDAVRKQLTTQGLSPDGLKIYTGLDLEAQETAQNSLRGHLENLEKNNKHISGLKAKGHSLEGTVLVGNNQTGLVSVVVGGRNFRMTQFNRAIDGHRQIGSIMKPFVYLTALLNKTETGEPYTPVTLLNDEKFTYKYEGQAWSPENYGKKFFGTVPMFYALKNSLNAATASLGLAVGLGNVIDVTHEMGVTSQLKSFPAMTLGAFEMYPKEVLQSYMTLAAMGQKPALSFIRRALNSDNVEVFVHDPRPTATVDPAAVASLVSMMKQTILSGTARSITLNGFFNPAAGKTGTTSDNKDAWFAGFTPYLTTVVWVGYDNNLPHKLTGSNGAVPVWTQFMKKIGTRFPADDFPWPENTEKVMLDQKTLEALNAYKEGDPTQVELVFDKAKSPDL; this is encoded by the coding sequence TTGGCTTTTACAATCCTTCTGACGCTTGTAATCATCTGCGGGCTTGGCATTGGCGCTTATTCGTACTTTGCGCTCGAGAAAGAACTGACTGCCAAACTGGAATCGAAAAAGTTCATCGTTCCGACTGAATTTTACGCAGCTCCACCGACTTTCCAGACACACAGTCTGATCCAGATCTCTGACATCGAGAAACAGCTTCTGCGTCAGAACTATCGCCGTCGCGAGTTCGATCAACGACTGCTGTCCGGAGATTACTTTATTGCCACACGCGAGCAGTGCGCCGCCCGTCTGCAGGTGGGTTTGGATGAAAATCAGGACGCTTGCATCGGCTGGGTCACGCAAGACACCCGCACTCAGGACGTGGACAGCTCCATTCAGATTCTGGTGGTGCAAAAAGACCGTTTGATTTCCCGCATCTTCAAGGGCGCCCCCTTTGAAGAAGTGCAAGAGGCCGTCAGCGAGGCTCCCCTTCTTGCTCAATATATCGGCAACGAACCGCTGATGCAAAAAACTGTCACTCTGGGTGAAGTACCACCGATGTGTTCCAATGCAGTGATGTCCATCGAAGACGCCCAGTTCCTGGAACATGGCGGAGTCAGCTTCAAAGGCATCTTCCGCGCCCTGGTAAAAAACGTCACTTCCGGTCGCCGGGCCCAAGGGGGCAGCACCATCACTCAGCAACTGGTGAAGAACTATTTCCTGACCAGCGAAAGAACCCTGAAAAGAAAGTATCAGGAATTCATCATGTCCGTGCTGCTGGAGTCCCGCTTCAGCAAAGACCAGATTCTGGAAACTTATCTGAACGTGATCTATCTGGGCCAAAACGGCGCCTTCCAAGTGCGGGGTTACGGTGCGGCCGCTCGCTACTATTTTGGCAAAGAACTGACCGATCTGAATATCAGCGAATGCGCGCTGATGGCGGCGATCGTGAACAGCCCGGGTCTTTACAATCCATTCAAAAAGCCTGAAAACGCCGAGCGCCGCCGCAATCTGGTGCTCACGAAAATGAAGGGCCTGGATTACATCTCTCAGGCACAGTTTGACGAAGCCGATCGCCAGCCACTTCCGGGCGCCCCGCGAACGATTGCTTCCGAAACAGCACCGTACTATCTGGATGCAGTTCGCAAGCAACTGACGACTCAGGGACTAAGCCCCGATGGATTGAAAATCTATACCGGTCTTGATCTGGAAGCACAGGAAACCGCGCAGAATTCTTTGCGTGGCCATCTGGAAAACCTGGAGAAAAACAACAAACACATCTCGGGCCTGAAAGCCAAAGGTCATTCCCTGGAAGGCACCGTTCTGGTCGGCAACAATCAGACAGGCTTGGTCAGCGTGGTTGTCGGCGGCCGAAACTTCCGCATGACCCAGTTTAATCGCGCCATCGATGGTCACCGCCAGATCGGCTCGATCATGAAGCCCTTCGTTTACCTGACGGCCCTGCTGAACAAAACCGAAACCGGCGAGCCTTATACCCCGGTGACTTTGCTGAACGATGAAAAGTTCACTTACAAGTATGAAGGTCAGGCCTGGTCCCCGGAAAACTATGGCAAGAAATTTTTCGGCACAGTTCCGATGTTCTATGCATTGAAAAATTCCCTGAACGCTGCCACTGCCAGCCTGGGACTGGCGGTAGGCTTGGGGAACGTCATTGATGTGACCCATGAAATGGGTGTGACTTCGCAGCTTAAATCTTTCCCGGCGATGACTTTGGGTGCGTTTGAAATGTATCCGAAAGAGGTTTTGCAAAGCTATATGACCCTGGCAGCTATGGGGCAAAAGCCAGCACTGTCCTTTATCAGACGCGCTTTAAATTCGGACAACGTGGAAGTCTTCGTGCACGATCCCCGTCCGACAGCGACCGTCGATCCTGCCGCAGTGGCGAGTCTGGTCAGCATGATGAAACAAACCATTTTGTCAGGCACGGCTCGTTCGATCACTCTGAATGGATTCTTCAATCCGGCAGCGGGCAAAACCGGCACCACCAGTGACAACAAGGATGCGTGGTTTGCGGGCTTTACTCCTTATCTGACCACCGTAGTGTGGGTCGGTTATGACAACAATCTTCCGCACAAGCTGACTGGTTCTAACGGAGCGGTCCCGGTGTGGACTCAGTTCATGAAAAAGATCGGCACCCGGTTCCCGGCAGATGACTTCCCATGGCCGGAAAACACGGAAAAAGTGATGCTGGATCAAAAGACTCTTGAGGCTTTAAATGCCTACAAGGAAGGTGACCCAACTCAAGTGGAACTCGTGTTTGACAAGGCGAAATCCCCCGACCTTTGA
- a CDS encoding DUF6279 family lipoprotein: MNKFLFIILSAGSATLTGCNHFGIAFKWADTYIASKVDDYFDISSSQSRDLKNGVQKDLGEIKSEVLPQWIARLKGLQKEVQKGTLDSSRTSFYFDLFLRDVEQINARFAGTAGRFLSSTEPRQLATFAREFEKKTQADLDKFHQTSKYRKEMRNKYTEYFEMFLGSLTSEQEDMINAHLDSSPFPGELKARNKAHILTRYQQLMTTPEAKREFLKTYYNNPAAMDLPEYQTAFSEYKQQLQKLVIAVLGSMDLKQKKNLIENLNEKTAQLEKIAKAG; the protein is encoded by the coding sequence ATGAACAAATTTCTTTTCATCATTCTGTCTGCCGGATCTGCAACCCTGACGGGTTGCAATCATTTTGGTATCGCATTCAAGTGGGCTGACACCTACATTGCTTCAAAGGTTGATGACTATTTTGATATTTCAAGTTCACAAAGCCGGGACCTTAAAAACGGCGTGCAGAAGGATCTTGGTGAAATCAAATCCGAGGTTCTGCCCCAATGGATCGCACGACTCAAAGGACTTCAGAAAGAGGTGCAAAAAGGGACTTTAGATTCATCCCGCACCAGCTTCTATTTTGATCTTTTCCTGAGGGATGTTGAACAGATCAACGCCCGCTTTGCCGGCACCGCCGGACGCTTCCTTTCCTCGACAGAACCCAGGCAGTTAGCCACCTTCGCGCGGGAATTTGAAAAGAAAACCCAAGCCGATCTGGATAAGTTCCATCAGACTTCCAAATACCGCAAAGAAATGCGCAACAAGTACACCGAATACTTTGAAATGTTCCTGGGTTCACTGACCTCAGAACAAGAAGACATGATCAATGCCCACCTGGATTCATCACCCTTTCCCGGTGAACTAAAGGCGCGAAACAAAGCCCACATCCTGACCCGTTATCAGCAGCTGATGACCACCCCTGAAGCCAAAAGAGAGTTCTTAAAAACCTATTACAACAACCCAGCCGCCATGGATCTGCCCGAATATCAAACGGCCTTCAGCGAATATAAACAGCAGCTGCAAAAGCTGGTGATCGCGGTTCTGGGGTCGATGGACCTGAAACAGAAAAAGAATCTGATTGAAAATCTGAATGAGAAAACAGCACAGTTGGAAAAAATAGCAAAGGCGGGTTGA
- a CDS encoding MBL fold metallo-hydrolase: MPSAPPPTDWTYHVEGVLRNFFSAGYRDPSQISRYIQSLDVPQVGGYGAATTCVEIQSPKGQLILDGGSGIRNLSERIMTGTTGRGKGPFHIFMTHFHWDHVIGLPFFTPNFIPGCEVHYYAVQPELEKLIRGIFQRPYFPVPFEALKAKIHFHVMEPRKPYQLDDMTITPYKLDHPDPCWGLKVECGGKAYAHCVDTEGTRITREELGEDLPLYQNVNLMYFDAQYTLPELAEKANWGHSAAQVGLDIAIREGIQKVMFAHHDPGARIEHVQELKRQTREYYESRQRFASANQNSLPPVEWDFAHEGMEIKL; the protein is encoded by the coding sequence TTGCCATCTGCACCTCCACCCACGGATTGGACTTATCATGTTGAAGGGGTTCTAAGGAACTTCTTCTCGGCTGGCTATCGCGATCCATCCCAGATTTCCCGCTATATTCAAAGTTTGGATGTGCCTCAGGTGGGCGGCTATGGTGCTGCCACGACCTGCGTGGAAATCCAAAGCCCCAAAGGACAATTGATCCTTGATGGTGGCAGCGGTATTCGCAACTTGAGCGAACGTATCATGACCGGCACCACCGGTCGCGGTAAGGGCCCGTTCCATATCTTCATGACTCACTTCCACTGGGATCATGTGATCGGTCTGCCCTTCTTTACGCCGAACTTTATCCCGGGCTGTGAAGTGCATTACTATGCCGTGCAACCGGAACTGGAAAAGCTGATCCGCGGGATCTTCCAGCGTCCGTATTTCCCGGTGCCGTTTGAAGCTTTGAAAGCCAAGATCCACTTCCATGTGATGGAACCGCGCAAGCCGTATCAGTTGGATGACATGACGATCACGCCGTACAAGCTGGATCATCCGGATCCTTGCTGGGGCCTGAAAGTGGAATGTGGTGGCAAGGCTTATGCTCACTGTGTGGATACCGAGGGCACGCGTATCACCCGCGAAGAGCTGGGTGAAGATCTGCCGCTTTATCAGAACGTGAACCTGATGTACTTCGATGCGCAATACACGCTGCCAGAACTGGCGGAAAAAGCCAACTGGGGGCATAGTGCCGCACAGGTGGGTTTGGATATCGCCATTCGTGAAGGCATTCAGAAAGTCATGTTTGCCCACCATGATCCGGGGGCACGCATTGAACATGTTCAGGAGCTGAAACGTCAGACGCGGGAATACTATGAATCCCGGCAGCGTTTCGCCTCGGCGAACCAGAACTCACTTCCGCCGGTGGAGTGGGACTTTGCCCACGAAGGCATGGAAATCAAACTTTAA
- a CDS encoding 2Fe-2S iron-sulfur cluster binding domain-containing protein, with translation MKVKYILNGREYEVEAESGRTLLDVALIARLNPPYSCMEGNCGTCEALIEQGFTSENKEVSRVVRTCQAVPSSEFVIVNYDKSPTQ, from the coding sequence ATGAAGGTTAAATACATCCTCAATGGTCGCGAATATGAAGTCGAAGCAGAATCTGGACGCACACTTCTGGATGTGGCTTTGATCGCCCGTTTGAATCCACCGTACTCCTGTATGGAAGGGAACTGCGGGACCTGCGAAGCTCTGATTGAACAGGGGTTCACCTCTGAAAATAAAGAGGTAAGTCGAGTTGTTCGCACCTGTCAGGCTGTACCATCGTCTGAATTTGTGATTGTGAATTATGACAAAAGCCCGACCCAATAA